The DNA segment TGGTTGTAATAGATATAACAGCTAAGGACCCAATAATACCTATTATAGCTGAAATTTTGGCTTTCTCCCATTCCTCAAGCACATCGCTTATAAATTCGTGGAGTGTCCTTACGGGTCTTTCTTCCATCATTAGTTACACTAAGTAGATACATTTAAAGAATATTCACTAATGGTGAACTAGAACAAGCTAGCTATATAATCTTTCAGTTTCTCATAAATTTCCATACCTTTCTCTGAAATTTTAAAACCTTCTTCACAAACTTCAACTAGCCCTTTCTCCACCAGAAAAGAAACATGTTTCATGAAATCGTCATAGCTCATATTAGTGCGCCGCCATAAATGAGTCTTTTTCATAGCTCCCCCTGCATAGTAGAGCTCTTCCAAAAGCTCAAATCTGATCTCTACAGGCCCTTTACGCTTTTTAGCCATATCATTTCTGAATTGACTTATAGCCTAAAAACTCTTTTGCAATTGAAAAATGTGAACCGAAATGAAAATATTGTTCCACCTTTTTGAAAATATGGGATTTGTATGGGTTTAGCAGCAGGCTATAAGGCATGGCTCATAACCGTCGGCAACGAAGTTTTGATAGGGAGAATAGTTAACACCAACATGGCGTGGCTTGGGAGAAAGCTAACTCTACTAGGCTATAAAGTAGTTAGAGGATTAATAGTTCCTGATGATCTAGAAGAAATTTCCTGGGCTTTTAGAGAAGCTCTAAAGAGTGGAGTAAAAGTTGTGGTTTCTACTGGCGGACTAGGACCCACATTTGACGATAAAACTGCTGAAGGATTAGCACTAGCGCTGGACTCTAAGACGGTTTTAAACAGAGAGGCTTTAAAGATGATAGAAAAGAAATACAAAGATAAAGGTTTAGAACTTACCAAACATAGAATTAAAATGGCGATTATTCCCAAGGATGCCAAACCTATAAAAAATCCTGTTGGGACAGCGCCTGGGATATATGTTAAAATAGGAGATACGCATATATTTGCGCTTCCCGGCGTTCCTTCAGAGATGAAGGCTATGTTCGAAGAAAGTGTTGAACCTTTTCTGAAAAAGATAGGGCCTAAGATAGTTTTTGTTGAAAAATTTTTAAAAGTAAAAGGTTTGCCAGAATCCGAAGTTGCTCCTGTAATAGATGAGGCAATGAAACTAGGCAATATATACGTTAAAAGCCATCCAAAAGGAGCTGAGCTTGGGCTCCCAATTATAGACTTGCATATTACAGCGTCTGGAGAAGATCTTAAAAGAGCAGAAGATGAAGTAAATAAAGCACTAGATTATCTCAGAGAAAAGCTGGCAGCAAAAGGCGGAGAAATAATCGAGCATAAAAAACATTAATTAAATATAGGGACCTATATTATTTCGGTGTCTCTATGGAGTTCACGTTTTATTCGCCGACAAGGATAATATTTTCTTCTGGAAGCCTTGACAAGCTAGGCGTGGAAGCTTGCAAATTTGGAGGTAAAGCTCTACTAGTTACTGGTAGAACTTTTGCTCGGAAATATGGATATACCGACAAAATGTTAAAGCTTATGAAG comes from the Thermoproteales archaeon genome and includes:
- a CDS encoding nicotinamide mononucleotide deamidase-related protein → MGLAAGYKAWLITVGNEVLIGRIVNTNMAWLGRKLTLLGYKVVRGLIVPDDLEEISWAFREALKSGVKVVVSTGGLGPTFDDKTAEGLALALDSKTVLNREALKMIEKKYKDKGLELTKHRIKMAIIPKDAKPIKNPVGTAPGIYVKIGDTHIFALPGVPSEMKAMFEESVEPFLKKIGPKIVFVEKFLKVKGLPESEVAPVIDEAMKLGNIYVKSHPKGAELGLPIIDLHITASGEDLKRAEDEVNKALDYLREKLAAKGGEIIEHKKH